A genomic region of Trifolium pratense cultivar HEN17-A07 linkage group LG3, ARS_RC_1.1, whole genome shotgun sequence contains the following coding sequences:
- the LOC123914701 gene encoding protein FAR1-RELATED SEQUENCE 5-like — protein sequence MVKIDESLDVDSNEVSSTDSHTSDDEDSSYSVSGGHDRSDDGDDTGDHHDDDDDDGDDDDDDDDHDFGDEASIGERAVRINSMTADEIRGMEFGSVDEAYEFYYQYGKCKGFSVRKSDDKKKIGPDGSKIITNKLFVCSRQGLRDKRHISRLDRKREHRRLTRTKCTARFRVTYKADKGRFVVSVFEETHNHELTSARFVHLHPVYRKISEADRAQVDGMQSRGIRTCHIMGYMVAQKGGYGGVGFTKKDLYNYFDKKMRDIVKDGDVAASLHYLNAKSATDPMLYAEYAADTSNGRMKSLFWADGTSRSDYFCFGDVVAFDTTYKRNKYNLPLVIFSGCNHHSQTIIFGAALVSDETTETYKWVLNCFLECMENKRPKAVVTDGDGAMREAIKEVFPDATHRLCAWHLNKNAGENVKNSGFLKGFKKAMFSNFSKDDFEEYWSEMIKENGVEGHPWVIKTYENKLLWATAYLRDKFFGRIRTTSQCEAINAIIKSYVRKKGCIFEFMQNFEQALRGYRNNELVEDFKSKFSEPVLTTQLRLIESNAAKIYTAEIFKEVKEEIMKAGELIVKHKKEIGDTKFYTLTKYCRDVYERTVVYDGDTFQCSCRLFDSRGLPCSHIFHVMKEEHVDHIPSTLVLSRWTKDAKIDYLNMVDVNDPVDSDVIELARFGAYCSVLTSFCKEASKKNGVYGDIMDDLMNLKKKYCSVEDPIGTQKSVVGDPIPVQSKGAPKKKKNDAKALRHCTHCKSTTHNARTCSDKKRKKSCNAESSVQDINSELPVDVGESSVRQKKKKCAEQPKDLCESRVAPKKKKCSELPKDRCESIVQKKNKCSVQLKERGANVSTPTHIDVTSATGQFTPMYGFQHMIPMLHPVMQQMHVPSGQHVPPAQHVTSVPHVPPIYQMYGMNVGANSTSCYGLLQHVMKSADGQQ from the exons ATGGTAAAAATTGATGAATCTCTAGATGTTGATTCGAATGAAGTTAGTTCAACCGATAGTCATACATCTGATGATGAGGATTCCAGCTATTCGGTGTCCGGTGGGCATGATAGGTCAGATGATGGCGATGATACTGGTGACcaccatgatgatgatgatgatgatggtgatgatgatgatgatgatgatgaccaTGATTTTGGTGATGAAGCATCTATAGGTGAAAGAGCGGTACGTATTAATTCTATGACTGCTGATGAAATTCGTGGTATGGAATTTGGTAGTGTTGACGAagcttatgaattttattatcaatACGGTAAATGTAAAGGTTTTTCCGTTAGGAAAAGTgatgataagaaaaaaatagggCCTGATGgtagtaaaataataacaaacaagcTTTTTGTATGCAGTAGACAAGGTTTACGAGATAAGAGACACATATCTAGGTTAGATAGGAAAAGAGAGCATAGACGTTTGACACGTACGAAATGCACGGCTAGGTTTCGTGTGACATACAAAGCCGATAAAGGTAGATTTGTAGTGTCTGTGTTTGAAGAGACTCATAACCATGAATTAACATCAGCTAGGTTTGTGCACTTACACCCGGTTTATCGTAAAATTAGCGAAGCAGATAGAGCTCAGGTTGATGGTATGCAGTCACGTGGAATTAGAACTTGTCATATTATGGGGTACATGGTTGCTCAGAAGGGTGGATATGGTGGTGTTGGGTTTACGAAGAAAGatctttataattattttgataaaaaaatgcgtGATATTGTTAAAGATGGTGATGTTGCCGCATCGCTACATTATCTTAATGCAAAGTCAGCTACTGATCCCATGCTCTATGCTGAATATGCTGCTGACACTAGCAATGGACGGATGAAGTCTCTTTTTTGGGCTGATGGGACCAGTAGATCTGACTACTTCTGTTTTGGAGATGTGGTTGCATTTGACACAACATACAAGAGGAACAAATACAACCTCCCGCTGGTTATATTTTCAGGTTGTAACCACCATTCccaaacaataatttttggCGCTGCGTTGGTATCAGATGAAACCACGGAGACGTATAAGTGggtgttgaattgttttttggAGTGTATGGAAAATAAACGCCCAAAAGCTGTGGTGACAGATGGAGATGGGGCTATGAGGGAGGCTATAAAAGAGGTTTTCCCCGATGCGACCCATCGGTTATGTGCCTGGCATTTGAATAAGAATGCAGGTGAGAATGTGAAGAATTCAGGTTTTTTGAAGGGATTTAAAAAAGCCATgttctcaaatttttcaaagGATGATTTTGAAGAGTATTGGTCAGAGATGATTAAAGAAAATGGAGTTGAAGGACATCCTTGGGTTATCAAAACCTACGAGAACAAGTTACTATGGGCAACTGCATACCTGCGGGATAAGTTTTTTGGACGTATAAGAACTACGTCTCAATGTGAAGCAATCAATGCAATAATAAAGAGTTATGTCAGAAAGAAAGGATGCATCTTTGAATTTATGCAAAATTTTGAGCAGGCTCTAAGAGGCTACAGAAACAATGAACTTGTTGAAGATTTTAAGTCAAAGTTTTCAGAACCTGTGTTGACAACTCAATTACGTTTGATTGAGAGCAATGCCGCTAAAATCTATACAGCGGAGATTTTCAAAGaagtgaaagaagaaattatgaagGCCGGTGAATTGATTGTTAAGCATAAAAAGGAAATTGGAGATACTAAGTTTTATACTTTGACTAAATATTGTCGGGATGTGTATGAAAGAACAGTTGTTTACGATGGTGATACATTCCAATGTTCGTGCCGGTTGTTTGATTCTCGTGGACTTCCTTGTTCTCATATTTTTCACGTGATGAAGGAAGAACATGTTGATCACATTCCTAGCACTTTGGTATTGTCGCGATGGACCAAGGATgctaaaattgattatttgaaCATGGTGGATGTTAATGATCCAGTTGATTCCGATGTGATTGAGCTTGCCCGTTTTGGTGCATATTGTTCTGTTCTGACATCATTTTGCAAAGAAGCTTCTAAAAAGAATGGTGTGTATGGTGACATTATGGATGACctcatgaatttaaaaaaaaaatattgcagtGTTGAGGATCCTATTGGAACACAAAAGTCAGTTGTTGGTGATCCTATCCCGGTTCAGAGTAAAGGTgctccaaagaaaaaaaagaatgacGCAAAAGCTCTCAGGCATTGTACTCATTGCAAGAGTACAACTCATAATGCGAGGACTTGTTCG gacaaaaagagaaaaaaaagttgcaACGCTGAAAGTAGTGTGCAAGACATAAATTCAGAGCTACCGGTTGACGTTGGTGAAAGTAGTGTGCgacagaaaaagaagaaatgtgCAGAGCAACCGAAAGACCTTTGCGAAAGTAGAGTGGcaccaaaaaagaagaaatgttcAGAGCTACCGAAAGATCGTTGTGAAAGTATTgtgcaaaagaaaaataaatgttcgGTGCAACTGAAAGAGCGTGGCGCTAATGTGTCAACACCAACACATATTGATGTTACTAGTGCGACCGGGCAATTCACTCCGATGTATGGATTTCAACATATGATTCCTATGTTACATCCGGTTATGCAACAGATGCACGTACCATCTGGACAACATGTTCCACCTGCACAACATGTAACTTCTGTACCACATGTACCACCTATATACCAAATGTATGGAATGAATGTTGGTGCAAATTCAACTTCGTGTTATGGTCTGTTACAACATGTGATGAAATCTGCTGATGGACAACAATga
- the LOC123914702 gene encoding uncharacterized protein LOC123914702, translating to MSFSLFGLCRGHSTEKCFRLRDLIEELIKSGHLRKFIDDAAQGRVVVPKVPRQEPRDPPGPNREPPKGRISVNTIAGGFSGGGESSSARKRYVRRAISEIYLVSQPQPLDVPDLAFTAKDGLEVAPHDDDPLVIQVQILNCDVKRVLIDSGSSADIMYWEAFKAMQLAEEQLQPYSGTLVGFSGEQVDVMGYASLLTTFGEGSNAKTIKVRYLVVKTPFTSYNIIIGRPAFNTLGAAMSTLYLAIKYPLENGGVGTVRGDQLLAKKCYESSLKIRHRTSSASGKFGRRQAAIPGGINIIESADMDPREEFQDRRKDEDVAGARIKFPRRERQKALPHNVMQNSSAKL from the exons ATgagtttttctttatttgggct GTGTAGAGGTCACTCCACAGAAAAATGCTTCCGCTTAAGAGATTTAATCGAAGAACTGATAAAAAGCGGACACCTTCGCAAATTCATTGACGACGCCGCCCAAGGGCGGGTTGTCGTGCCAAAAGTCCCCCGACAGGAGCCACGAGACCCTCCTGGGCCAAATAGAGAGCCTCCCAAGGGGAGAATCTCCGTGAATACAATAGCAGGAGGATTCTCAGGCGGGGGTgaatcaagctcagcaaggaaaaggTATGTACGCCGAGCCATCTCGGAAATATACCTCGTAAGTCAGCCCCAGCCATTAGACGTACCAGATTTGGCGTTCACGGCAAAGGATGGTTTGGAGGTAGCACCTCATGACGATGATCCATTagtgatacaagtccaaattttgaactgtgaTGTAAAAAGAGTACTGATAGATTCAGGGAGTTCAGCGGAcattatgtactgggaagctttcaaggccatgcaattagcagAAGAGCAATTGCAACCATACTCCGGAACCCTGGTTGGGTTCTCTGGCGAACAAGTGGACGTAATGGGCTACGCCTCCCTTCTTACCACGTTTGGAGAAGGCAGCAACGCCAAAACTATCAAGGTGCGATACCTGgtagttaaaactccttttacctcctataatattattataggaaggCCCGCCTTTAACACAttaggggcggccatgtccactctatacctagcaataaaataccccctTGAGAATGGGGGAGTAGGAACAGTAAGGGGCGATCAGCTCCTCGCCAAGAAATGCTACGAGTCTAGCTTAAAGATACGACACCGAACTTCCAGCGCAAGCGGAAAATTCGGAAGAAGACAAGCCGCAATTCCAGGCGGCATAAACATCATAGAGAGCGCAGATATGGATCCGAGGGAGGAATTTCAAGATCGAAGG